In the genome of Bosea sp. BIWAKO-01, the window TGCTCCATTGTCCTGCTGGTAGGACACAGTGGCAAGATAATGCCGTCTACCGGCTATTTTGTCTCATTCATATTCTCCTGGCCAACGCAACGCCTTTGCAATGCTCCCAAGGAGAAACGCAATGAGAAAGGTTCTCGGGGTCTTCAGCAGCCCGCATCCCCATTGGATCGGGGATGGCTTTCCTGTCCGCTCGATGTTCTCGCACGCCGGTCAGGGCGAGCATGTCAGCCCGTTCCTGCTGCTTGACTATGCCGGGCCGGCACAGTTCGCGCCGGCCGCTCAACCCCGTGGTGTCGGCACGCACCCGCATCGCGGCTTCGAGACGGTGACCATCGTCTATCAGGGTGAGGTCGAGCATCGCGATTCAACCGGCAAGGGCGGTCTGATTGGCCCTGGCGACGTGCAGTGGATGACGGCTGCGTCAGGCATCCTGCATGAGGAGTTCCACTCGGAAGCCTTCACCCGCACGGGCGGCACGCTCGAGATGGTTCAGCTCTGGGTCAACCTCCCGGCCAAGGACAAAAGCGCTGCTCCCGGCTACCAGACGCTGCTCGACAAGGAGATCCCTGCAGTCAAGCTGCCCGATGGCGCGGGTAGGCTCAGGGTGATCGCGGGCAATTACCAGGGACAACTCGGGCCGGCGCACACCTTCACGCCCATGAACATCTGGGATCTGCAGTTGCTTCGTGACGGGGCAACTTCGCTCGTCCTTCCGGAAGGCCACACCCTCGGCGTCGTCGTCCTGCGCGGCAACATCCTGATCAACGGCGCGGACAAGGCGCGGGAAGCACAGTTTATCCTGTTCGACCGTTTGGGCGGCGAGGTGACCGTGGAGGCCGACAGCGACGCCGCGGTGCTGATCGTCAGCGGCGCGCCGATCGACGAGCCGGTCGTCATGCACGGCCCCTTCGTCATGAACACGGCCGAGGAGATCCGTCAGGCGATGATCGATTTCCAGAGCGGTCGGTTCGGCGCCATCCCGCAGGCGGCGGACGGGCGCTGAGGACAGGAGGCTCCGGATATCCGCGCCGGGGCCATTCCTGGAGTGGCGGCGCCATCGTCGCCCCAATAGCGGAACCACAAGACCAGCAAGGATCATGACAATGACCAAGCCCTATGCGCGCCTGGACAAAGACAATGCTGCGGTGTTGCTCGTCGACCATCAGGCCGGCCTGCTGTCGCTCGTCCGCGATATCGGCCCCGATCA includes:
- a CDS encoding pirin family protein — its product is MRKVLGVFSSPHPHWIGDGFPVRSMFSHAGQGEHVSPFLLLDYAGPAQFAPAAQPRGVGTHPHRGFETVTIVYQGEVEHRDSTGKGGLIGPGDVQWMTAASGILHEEFHSEAFTRTGGTLEMVQLWVNLPAKDKSAAPGYQTLLDKEIPAVKLPDGAGRLRVIAGNYQGQLGPAHTFTPMNIWDLQLLRDGATSLVLPEGHTLGVVVLRGNILINGADKAREAQFILFDRLGGEVTVEADSDAAVLIVSGAPIDEPVVMHGPFVMNTAEEIRQAMIDFQSGRFGAIPQAADGR